In Roseomonas fluvialis, one genomic interval encodes:
- a CDS encoding ATP12 family protein gives MKRFWEHAVAVRRPEGGHAVLLDGKPLRLPGGAPLATASAALAGAIAEEWQAAGGAKGGEMTLEAVPLTRLLGSAQDRVAADPAAMVAGLAKYGETDLLCYRAEDTALAELQARDWQPWLDWAARVHGAPLGVTAGLMPVAQPPESLAALRGAVAAHGAEELAALGVAVPALGSLVLGLALSAGEVTAERAHALSVLDETWQEERWGLDGEATARRARAAADVALAGRFLALVRS, from the coding sequence TTGAAGCGGTTCTGGGAGCATGCGGTCGCGGTGCGGCGGCCGGAGGGCGGGCATGCCGTGCTGCTCGATGGCAAGCCGCTGCGGCTACCGGGCGGCGCGCCGCTGGCCACGGCCTCCGCCGCGCTGGCCGGGGCGATCGCCGAGGAATGGCAGGCCGCCGGCGGGGCGAAGGGCGGCGAGATGACGCTGGAGGCGGTGCCGCTCACGCGCCTGCTGGGCAGCGCGCAGGACCGGGTCGCGGCCGATCCCGCGGCCATGGTCGCGGGGCTGGCGAAATACGGCGAGACCGACCTGCTGTGCTATCGCGCCGAGGACACGGCGCTGGCCGAACTCCAGGCACGCGACTGGCAGCCCTGGCTCGACTGGGCGGCGCGGGTGCATGGGGCGCCGCTGGGCGTGACCGCCGGGCTGATGCCGGTGGCGCAGCCGCCCGAGAGCCTGGCCGCGCTGCGCGGCGCGGTGGCGGCGCATGGGGCGGAGGAACTGGCCGCGCTCGGTGTCGCAGTGCCGGCGCTGGGCAGCCTGGTGCTGGGGCTGGCCCTGTCGGCCGGCGAGGTGACGGCAGAGCGCGCCCATGCGCTGTCGGTGCTGGACGAGACCTGGCAGGAGGAGCGCTGGGGCCTGGACGGCGAAGCCACCGCGCGGCGCGCGCGGGCCGCGGCGGACGTCGCGCTGGCGGGGCGCTTCCTGGCGCTGGTCCGGTCATGA